In the genome of Natronorubrum daqingense, the window CGCATAATCAACTCGCGGAGGTCGTCGCCCCGTCGAACGGTCTGTCGAGCCTCATTGGACTCGAGTAAGAACGCGAAGAGATCGGCGAGTTCGGCGTCCTCGAGGTACGGATCGCCGTCGAATCGGACGGCACCGTCGTGGCGCTCGAGCGTGCGAGTGTAGGTTTCGCCGTCGAGAGCTAATTCGACGTGGCCCGACTCGGCGTCGCCCTTCAGCGACGGGCGGTCGCTACCGATCGCGGCCATGATGGACTGGAGAAACGACGTTCGGTTAGTCGCGTTCCGGCCAGTCAGGACGTTCACACCGGGTTCCAGCGTAACCTCGGTGGAATCGATCCCGCCGATTCGCTCGGCGGAGACAGTGATCGACGACGTAACTGACTCAGGTGGTGACACACGGGTTCGTTGTCTGTCGGAGTAAAAAATAGTATCGACTGGCGACTGCTGTCGAATTGTCGCCATCATCGATCGCGGCTGTTTCGTTCCGGTCAGGTGCTACCCGCCGGCTCGCAATCGCAGCCGCCTCGCTCGAGTAAGTCGACGATCGGATAGTCTGAGCCGCAGTTCTCACAGACGACGCGGACGTTGACGAACACCTCGTAGCTGCGGTCCGTGAGCCGGTCTGCGGTCACCAGTTCTTCGAGTGTGGCGTCCGTGACGACCTGCGTCCGGCCGGAGAGGCGTTCGATCGTGGTCCGCTTTCGCTCGAGGCGGTCGGTCGGGTCTTCGTCGGGGAGGGCAGCGTCGCGGACGGACGTCAGGTAGGTGTGGACCGCCTGATGCGTGACGAAGTGTGACTGGAGCGCCTCGACGTCGATTCCGGATCGTTCGAGGTCACGGCGCTTTCGGACGGTGTCGGACCGGGGGACGCTGTCGTCCGTCAGCGTCTCGTAGAGGTGACCGACGTCGGCGTCGGTGACGGATTCGCCCGCATCGATGAGTGCAGCCCTGAGAACGGCCCGGTTGAACAGGTCGGCCAGGTCGCGCAGACTCGTTCGCTCCGTTCCGTCACCGATCCACTCCGCCTCGAGGCGAGCGCCCCACTCCTCGAGTCCGTACTCGTCGATGATGCGTTCGACTTTCGTTCGTCGTCGCCCGCTCTCGTCCTCGCCCATACCAACTGAGACAGAAGCCGCCGATACAAGCGTTGTGGTTACGGGCGGAAAGTTCGGTGTACTCGGTCGGTTGCAATCCGCGCCGGTTCGGCGGTCGACACAGTAAGACTATCGGCTGACGCGGGTGCCGATAGACTGACGGTACAATTACAGACATATATTTGTAATGGGTGGCTGTGTTCGTATCGGTCGAACGGGAGTATTTCGATGATTTCCGTCAATTGGCCGCCGTGCTCGAACAATTCTATTCTCGCGCATTCGATGAGCCGTTCAACCCAACCGAACACTCGCGCTCTTTCGCCGTTGGGTGGTTTACTCCGAGAACAAGAGGTTGACTTCGACGGTGTTCGCCGCCGAGAGCAGTTGGTTGTGCAGTTCGTCGTGTTCCCACTCGTTCTCGAGGCGGTGTTGTGGGCCGGCGACCGTAATCGCGCCGTGGACCTCCCCCTCGTTCGAGAGTACCGGGGCACCGACGGCGCTAATACCGGGCAAGTACTCGCCGTGGCTGTACGCGATGCCGGTCTCGCGAATCGTCTCGAGTTCGATTTCCAGCGTCTCCCGGTCCGTAATGGTCTCTTCGGTGAACGCGGGGAGGCCCCACCCCTCGACGATCCGACTCACACGGTGGGATTCGAAATGGGCGAGCATCGCCTTTCCACCCGCAGAACAGTGGAGGTACGTCGGCGTCCCGACGGTGATACTCGAGGAAACGGAGCGTTCGCCATCACACGCGCGGATGATCGTTCCTAATCCGTTTTGTACGGTCGAACACAGCACTCGTTCACCGGTCCACTCGGCGAGGTCTTCGAGAGGGGTTTCGGACGCAGCGTGGAGTGGTTCGGCGTGTTTGACGTGCTCGCCAAACGAGAGGAATCGAAGGCTCAGACGATAGTCGGTTCCGTCCTGAACGACGTACCCTTTCGAAGAGAGTGTCGTCAAGTGAGCGTGTACCGTGCTTTTGGGGAGCCCCGTTCGCTCGGTCAGTTCGGTAACGCCTGCGCCTTCGGCCTGCCAGAGTGCCTCGAGGATGTCGAGCGTCTTGACGACCGCTTGAACCCGATCCACCTCGTCCGTGCCCTGGATTGTCATACCAATAGTTCCAGAGAGAGCGCTATAATTGTTCTGTTCTGTCGAACGGCGTAATCACAAAACACCCCGAAACCGGGCACCAATTGGCGCGACGACGGCCTGTGAGCCACGATAACACTTATGTAGTCGGTTCTGTCATATAGGATATGGACTTTAGCGAACCGTCCGAGGCAGTGCAGATTACCCAAGCGCTCGACGATTTCATCGATCAGGAAGTCTCCCCACTCGAGAGCGAGTACGAGGAGTTCCTCGGCCCGGATTACGAGAAACACATCGTCGACGAGAATCACCGACAGGTGCCCGAATATCGAGATATCGTCGAAACCATCCGGAAGAAATCGGTCGAGGCTGGGTTCTACGGGATGACGATGCCGGAAGAAGCGGGTGGCGGTGACGTCGATATCCTCACTCGAGCGATCGTCGGCGAGCACATGTCGAACCGACCGCCGGGCTTTCACAGTGCGATCTTCGGCGGTGCAGGCGGACCGACGCCCATTCTCCTCGCCTGCGACGAAGACCAGCGCGAAGAGTACCTGAAGCCACTGATGGACGGTGAGATCACGACCTGTTTCGCACTCACCGAGCCGGGTCACGGTAGCGACGCCCATTACATGGACACGACCGCCGAGAAAGACGGTGACGAGTGGGTGATTAGCGGCCAGAAGTGCTTCATCACGAACGGCCCCTACGCGGACTTCGTGATGGTCTTCGCGCGAACGAGCGGCGAAGATGGTGACCTCGGCGGGATCACGTGTTTCCTCGTCGACGCGGACAACCCCGGCTTCGAAGTCGGGACGATCCACCGCTCGATGGGAATGACCCCCGGCACGCACTCGGAACTGTACTTCAACGACTGTCGCGTCGGCGAGGACAAAGTCCTCGGCGAGGTCGACCGCGGTTTCCAGTCGGCGATGGACTGGATCGGCGGCGGCCGAATCAACATCGCCGCTGGCTCCGTCGGCACGGCGCAGTTCCTCCTCGACATGTCCGTCGAGTACGCCCGCGAGCGAGAGACCTTCGACAAACCGATCGGACACCGACAGGGCGTCTCCTTCCAACTCGCCGAACTCGCGACTGACATCGAGCAGGTCAGACAGCTCTATCGCTACGCCGCCTGGAAGATGGACGAGGGCGAGCGCGCACGCAAAGAGGAGTCTATGGCGAAGCTTCGCGGAGCACAACTCGCCAACGACGCCGCCGACATCGCGATGCAGGTCCACGGTGGTGCCGGCTTCATGAAGGAACTCCCGATCGAACGCAACTACCGCTCGGCTCGCGTCTTTCGCATCTTCGAAGGAACCGACGAGATCCAAAAGCGCACGATCGCTCGAGAACTCATCTGAGCGATGTCCAAGCCGACCAAACAGACCGAGCCGTCGGTCGCCTCCATCACCCGACTCGAGTTCGACATCGAGTGGCCGCCCAAACACGCCGCCGCGTACCTGATAGAGGCTGACGCGCCAATCGTGATCGACGCGGGTGATCCAAGCGACCGCGCGAGTGAGACGATCCGTGAGACCCTCGCGACGAAGGGGTACGCCCCCTCGGACGTCGAGGCAGTCATCGTCACCCACCCCCACAGCGATCACATCGGACAGGTCCCCCTGCTTCGGGAGGCCGGTGCGACCATCTACGCGCCCCAACCCGTCCTCGAGCGACTCGAGCGCGACGGCGACGAGTTGGCCGCGGGCGTCAGTGAGGTCGGACAATCCGCTGGCTACCGCGGAGAGGCGATCGAACGCGAGATCGAACGCGCGCGAGACTCGTTGCAGCGAAATCGTCGGCTCCTCGCCCCGACGGAGGCGGTCGGTTTCGAGTTCGGCGAGGCGTTTACCGTCGGGGGCCTCCAGTTCGAGGCGGTTCACACCCCCGGCCACCAGCTCCATCACGCGAGTCTCGCGACGACGATCGGTGACCAGCGAATCCTGTTCAGCGGCGACGCACTCATCGAGCCGTTTCGTTCCGGCGCGATCCACGTCGGGATCGACCACGGCGCCTACGAGGCGATCGACGCGTTTCACGACGCGTTGGATCGCCTCGAGCCGTACTCGTTCGACAGCGTCTTCCCCGGCCACGGGCCCGTGTTCACGGATTTCGACCAGACGATCGAGTTCACGCGCAACGAACTCGAGTCGCTCACGGCCGAGACGCACGAAGCGATCGTGACCGTGGGGCCGGCCACGCCGATGGAGATCACGCGCCACCGAATGGGCGAGGTTCGCTATCCCGCCCAACTCCTCGACACTCTCGGCGCACTCGGGACGTTAGAGCGCCGCGGCCGCGTCGAACACGTCACTCGAGACGGCGTGCGGTCGTACGCGACGGTAAAGCCGACGCCGTAGCCGCCGTAGCCGGATCTGACACGGTGTCTCGACTCGACACTCATTTTTGCGTCTGCTCTCTGTGGGAGCTGTTGCAACGACCAGCACAATAGACTCAGATTCCAGTGCGCGAATAAAACTCGAGACAGATGCGATTCGGCGAAAATGTTAACAATTACCTTGTGTATAGTGTTGGCATGGCAACCGACATGGAGCCTGTCGACCAGTCACGTCGTTTTTACGACGACGGGATTTCGATCGGCGGGTTCGAAATTACCTCGGAGGACTTCTGGGGCTGGTTGACGATCCTGCCAGTGTTGGTCCTCTACACGCTCGTCGCACTGATACCGATCGGCTTCGCGTTCGTCGCATCGTTACACAACCTGCCGCTTTTGAACCCACAGTGGGAGTTCGTCGGGCTCGACAATTACATCGAGGTCTTCCAGATCGATCGGTTCTGGGGATCGATGTGGCGTGGCTTCGTGTTCATGGTCGGTTCGACGGTGATCCAGTTGGTCGTGGGCGTCTGGATGGCACTCGTCTTGAACAAGATATCGCGCGGCAGTCGGTTGCTGAGCACGCTCGTGTTCACGTCGTATCTGATCCCGACGATCATCGTCACCATGGTGTTCTTGTTCATGCTGGATCCCTACGACGGGGTACTCCACGCGGCGGGGACGCAACTCGGTCTCTGGGACGACTACTTGCTCGGGAACACGAGCCTCTCGATGACGGCGGTTATCCTCATCAGTAGCTGGAAGTTCTCGGCGTTCGTGACGCTGTTCACGCTCGCACAGTTGCAGTCCATTCCAGACCGGTTCTACGAGGCCGCGAAGGTCTGTGGGGCGACGACTTGGGAGATGTTCCGCGACATCACGCTGCCTCGACTCTACGGAGCGATCTTGGTCGTGATCTTCCTGCGCGCGGTGTTCATGTTCAACAAGTACGACATCATCTACCAGTTGACCCAGGGCGGACCGGGAAGTGCGACGACGACGATGCCGATTCTCGCCTACAGGGAGACGTTCGAACTCGGCGCGTACGGAATGGGTAACGCTGTTGCCATCGTTATGTTCCTGTTCTTGCTCGTGAGCGGGATCCTCTACTTGAAACACATGAACCCGAGCCAGGAGGTCCAAACATGAGTACCCAGACCGGCGGAGACGACACGCCTGACGAACCGTCCCTCGGCCGCTCGTTCCGCCTCTCGCACACCTACCGGAGCCTCATCTACCGAACGGGACTCTACGGCAGTATGACCGTCCTCTTCGTAATTTTGGGCTTCCCGATCTACTGGATGGCTCAGAACGCGTTCAAGACCCGTCTCGGGCTCCAAGAGGGGATTACGTTCTTCCCCACGCCGGACATCTTCACGGTCCAGCAGTTCGACGTGATCTTCAACCCGACTGTCGGTCGCTACCTCTTGAACAGCGTCATCGTCACGATCGGGGTCGTCGTGACCGTCATCGTCGTCTCCCTGATCGCGGGCTACGGCCTCGCCCGGTTCAACTACAAACACAAGGTCAAGACGGCGCGATTCTTGCTGGTCGGCTACATGTTCAGCCCGATCGTCCTCGCGATTCCGCTGTACCTCATCTGGGATACGCTCGGACTCCTGAACAGGTACGTCGGCCTCATCCTCGCACTGAGCGCGATGTCGATGCCGTTCGCCGTCTGGTTGATGTGGAAGTACATCCAGACCATCCCGGCCTCGATGGAGGAATCCGCGTGGGTCGCCGGCGCGCCGAGGTGGCGTGGCTTCCTCGACGTGATCGTCCCGCAGACGAAACCGGCGATGATCGCCAACTCGGTCTTCGCGTTCGCGATCGCCTGGGGCGACTTCACGTTCGCGTACATCCTCATGCCCGACGATTCGGCGACGACGTTCCCGCCGGGGATCTTCCGACTGTTTCACTCCTCGTGGGAAACCGGCTGGCCTGAGTTCATGGCCGTGAGCCTCCTCGTCTCACTGCCCGCACTCCTGTTCGCGTTCTTCCTCCAGTCGTACCTGCTGAAGGGCTTCAAGATTCGCGCACTCTGAGCACAGTCATTCGAACAGACGATCACACGACACAATCGACACAACCACACTAACACAACAAAATCATGGCAGCAATCACCATTCAGAACCTCACGAAACGATTCGGATCGCTCGTCGCCGTCGACGACTTCAGCCTCACCATCGAGGACGGCGAATTCATCACCCTCGTCGGCCCATCGGGCTGTGGGAAGACGACGACGCTTCGCTGCGTCGCCGGCCTCGAGAGCACGACCTCCGGCACGGTCATGTTCGGCGAACACGACGTTACCGACTACCCCGTCCAGCAGCGGGGAATCGCGTTGCTCTTCCAGGACATCGCGTTGTACCCACACATGACGGTCGAAGAGAACATCGGCTACCCGTTGAAACTCGAGGGCCAGAGCAAGGAACAGCGCAGCGAACGAGTTCGCGATGCCGCGGAGATGCTCCAGATCGAAGATCAACTCGAGAAACACCCGAGCGAACTCTCCGGGGGACAACAACAGCGCGTCGCGCTGGGGCGGTCCATCGTCAGGGAGCCCGCGATGTTCCTGTTCGACGAGCCGATGAGCGACCTCGACGCGAAGCTCAAACACGAATTGCGGCCGCTGTTCGCCGAAGTAACTGAGAAGGTCGGCTGTCCGACGATGTACGTCACCCACGATCAGGAAGAGGCGATGACGATGTCCGACCGTATCGCCGTGATGAACGACGGCGAACTCGAGCAGGTCGGGACGCCGAGGGAGGTCTACGACGAGCCACAATCGTCGTTCGTCGGGGAGTTCATCGGTCGACCGAACATGGAGTTCTTCGACGCCGACGTCTCTCGACAGAACGGAACGATGGATCTGTCGATCGGAGATACGGCCTATCAAATCGCCACCTCGGAGGCGTTAGCCCAGTACGAAGACGGAAACGTTCGAATCGGTATTCGACCACAGGACATCTCGGTTTCCTCGGATGCCGACGACGGACTCACCGGCGAACACGTCTTCGACGAGACGCTCGGCGATCAGACGCACAGCCTCTTCGACACGCCGCTGGGACGGCTCACCGTCGTGACGCCGCCGAAGTTCCGCGGAAACGGCCAGCAGTACGGCCTCGAGTTCGACACGAACGCGATGAAGGCGTTCGACCCGAAGAGCGGGCTTCGGATCGAGTAATTACCACTGCTCGATTTTCCGTCGTTCGTCGGCGAACGCGGTGAATACAGACGATATCTTTATAATGATTGTTAACAACAAGCACGGTATATGCCAGGTAGTGGTATACACAGGCGACAGGTACTGTCAGGCCTCGGCGTCGGAGCGGCCGGACTCTTCGCGGGGTGTCTCGGCGGCGGAGACGACGACGAACTACACATCCTCACCGATCTGACCGGCGGCGAGTGGGAAACGTACTGGGAGGAAGAGCTCATCCCGGGATTCGAGGAAGACTCGGACGTCCCGGTCAACATCGAGTACACGGGCTTACACGGGTCGGGCGAGCAACGGCTCGCGACGCTGTTACAATCCGGTGACGCACCCGAGTTCTATCACGGAACGACCTCCGAGTTCGGCGACCTGATCAACCAGGGGCTGACCAGACAGGTCGACGACGTGGTCGACGACCTCGAGGAGGAGTGGGGTGACGCGCTGTTCAAGTACACGCTCCAGCCGATGACCGGCGACCGCGACGAAGAGACGCACTCGATTCCCCACGGCGTCTACGTGGGTGGCTGTCTCAACTACCGAGCCGACGTGTACGAGGCGCTGGATCTCGAGGTGCCCGAAACCTGGGACGAACTCGTCGACAACGCCCAAGCCATCGACGAGTCGGACGAGTTCGAAGAGATGCGCGGGTTCGGCCTCGCCGGAGAGCCGGTCGGCAAATCCGGCTCGGACTTCGCTAATTGGCTCTACAACTCCGGCGGCGACGTCTGGCAGGAAAACGGCGACGGCGAACTCGAGTTGTGGTTCGACGAGGAACACGTGATGCCGGTGTTAGACGTCTTACTCGAGCTGTCGGAGTACTCACCGGACGCGTCGGCGATCGGCTGGGAGGACACCATCGAAGACTGGATCGGCGGCAGATACGGCCAGTGTTTCATGAACAACGCGTGGCTCTGTGGTCCAGCGTACGAGGCGGGCGCGGAGGACCTCGCCCTCGCAACCGAGCAAGCGCTGATACCGACTCGAGATGGTGCCGACCCGGTAACGCGAGGGTGGGTGCTCGTCAACGGGACGCCGATCATCGACGGCTCGAGCAACCCGGAGACCGCCGAGGAGTTCAAACGGTACATGTACGGGGCGGACAATCACGTCGAGGTCTCCCTGATGGAGCCGATGCGGTTCATCCCGCCCTACGAGGAGATCATCGACGACGACGAGTATCAGGAGGCGGAGATCTTCCAGGTCGAAGACGGGGCGTTCCTCGAGAAAAACGAGTTCATCATGGACGAGATCGTTCCCGAACTCGAGAGCCCGGAACTGCCCTCGAGCCCGGAGACGCTCCACGTCGGGACGTTCGACATCCCCGCAGAGTTGACCAACCGAGTGCTGGTCGACGGCGAGGATCCCGAAGAGGCCTACGAGTGGGCGGTCGGCGAGTACGAGACACGCTACGATGACGTCCAAGACCAAGCAAACTACTGACGCTCGCTCGAGGCGGAAGCGCCTCGCGCGTGCCTATCGCGATCATAGAGCGACTCCGCGGTCGTGACCGGTCGGACGACGAGCGTCCCGGCGAGACGATCACCTAATCTACGACCGGTCGGCGAGCGACGAACGACGAACCAGCCGAGGACGTAGCCGACGGGGAGCCAGTCGACGTATCGCAGGACGTTTCGAATTGCTGCATCGTGGACGGACAGGTGAGCGCCGTCTTCGCTAACGACGAGGAGTCCCATTCGCTTTTTCCCTGGCGTTCGGCCGTAGCGCCACTCGAAGCAAAACGTATAGCCGAGGTAGATCGGGACGAGCCCGACGAGGCTCAAGAGAAACGCACCGTTTCCGAGTGCCAGAAAGGCGTCCGTGAACGCGACCAGCAACACGGCCAGTATTGCCGTCTCGATAACGAAATAGCACACGGCGAGGTCGATTCCCGTCGCGATCGCTCGGCGTTTGAGCAACGACGGCGACGCCGACTCGAGGTCGGGGTCGGGCACTCGTTTGGTGGGAATCGAATCGAGCACTATTGCTCACCTGTATTAGCCACCGAGAGGCGTGTCGAGGTCCGCTCGTGGCCACGCTCGAGCGCCGGGTCGATTGCGATTGCGGAGTCGTTTCGTTCGCGTGCCGTGACGTCCATCAGTCTTCGGTGGTCGATGAGGTGTTCGATTGCGCCTCTGGCGTCTCAGTCTCTGCTTCGTCCTCGGACTCCGAAGCGCGAGAACCCTCTTCGGCTCGCTGTTCCTCGTAGTCGTGCAGTGATTTCATGCGCTTTACGAGGTCGACATCTTTTTTCTTCTGAAGGGAACGAACCCGGTAGCGGTAAGCCGGGTACGCGAGGATGATCCAGCCGAAGATGATCGCGAGGATCCAGCCGAGTTCGAGCGAGACGCCGGCCAAGAAGATCGACGACACGAGCGCACTCGAGACGGCGACAACTTTCAGTACCGGTCGTGGCAGTTTGTAGATCGAGTACTCGTAGCGACGCTCGAAGCGCTTCGGCAGGTTCCACAGCGCGACGGCACTGATGATCGCGCCGATCATCGACGTGATCGACAGAACCGCGGCCATGATGACGGGCGTCGTCGAGCTAATCGGCGGCACCATAAGCAACGCCGGGACGGCGAGCAACAAGATCGCTCGGTGTGGCGTCTGGTACTTCGGGTGAAGTTTCGCGAAGAACAGCGGAATTGCCTCGTCTCGAGCCGCTCGCATGAGCTGTCTCGAGTAGGCGGTATAGAGCGTGTTGAGCGAGGTGAACGCCCCGACGACGGCGGCGAAGGCGACGAAGTAGGCACCGCCGGTCGGCAGGAACTCGAAGGCCGCGTACGCGACGCCGGCATCCCGATTCTCGATGTAGAAGTCGAGCGGAACGACGCCGACGGCGACGACGACGAGGAGCACCATGAGCCCGATCGAAATCACGGCGCTGAGTCCTAACACCCTGGGAATGTTCTTCACCGGATCCTCGAGTTCCTCACCTAAGTCGGTCGCGAGGTTGAACCCGTGCATCGCGATCGATAACGAGACGATCGCGAGGAAGAACGCACCCGTTCCGGATTCGAACATACCCGTGTAGTTCGCGGTGTCGATGTAGAGCGATCCCGGCACGATAAAGAGCAACATGCCGCCGATAATGATCGAGACGAGGACGATCTGAACCTGCGTCACGATCCGGATGCCCAGAATGTTCAGGATGATGAACGGAATCATGACGGCGTACATCAACGCCCACATCGGGATCCAATCGAACGTCGGGAAAAAGCGCATGAACTCGGCGAACCCGAACGCGAGGTACAGTTGACCGAGCCAGATCGAGGGGATGACGATCCACGGGAGTAAGAATCCGAAGAACGGACTGATCAGCCTCGAGCCGTAAACGTAACTCCCACCCGCCGCGGGCATCGCGCCACCGATTTGGAGCGTGCTGAGGATGCTGAAGGTTACCGGCAGGATGACGAGCATCATGGCGATGGCGACCTCCGGTCCGAGGCCGTCGTCGGCGATCAGGTGAGCCGGTAACAGGAACGCCGTCATCGCGATGACGTTGCCGACGAGGAGTAACGTGCCCCCGAAGAGACCGATCTTCTCGTCGATAATCTTGAACTCTGCGTTAGACATGGGTATCGACACACTCCACGTTACTTCCCGTGACGTTCACGCCAACAACGCCCTCCAACGGCGGTCGGTTTCGCATTTTCTGTCGTCGAGGAACCGACGTCCTTCGAGACGGCCAGTCGAGTCGAGCGTCTCGTCTTCCGTTTCGGCTAGATCCCAATCGAATAGTCGGCTGTCTGACTATATTCACCCACGTATCCATGGCAAGAATATTCGATCCGAGTGCCGTAAATCTAGTGGTTGGTTATCACGGTTGATAGTAACGTGAATGGTGTTCACACTCAATGTGCTTCGACGTTACGCACGTAAACGGTGTGGTCGATGGCGTTAACGGTGAGTGAACGCGTCCTCGACGAATCCGACTCCCGACTCTCACACTCAGTGTCTCGTGGGTAGCGATTCAGGTGTACGCTTGCATGTCGGTCAGTTCGTAGCCGACGACCAGTTTCTGAATTTCGGTGGTGCCGTCCGGAATGGTCATCGTCCGCGCATCTCGGTAGTAGCGCTCGAGCGGGTACTCCGTCGAGAGGCCGTTCCCGCCGTAGATCTGCATGGCGTCGTCGGCGACGTCGACCGATTTCTCGCAGACCCACCCCTTCGAGAGTGAGGAGAGCATTCGGGCGTCCGGGTCTCCGGCGTCGATCTTCTGGGCGGTGTGACGCGTCAGGAGTCGCCCCGTCTCGAGGCCGGCACGGATATTGTAGAGCTTTTCCTGGATAAGCTGGTGCTGGCCGATGGGTTTTTCGAAGACCTCCCGATCGGTCGCGTACGCGAGTGCGGCCTCGTAGGCGGCTTGCATGATGCCCACGGAGATGGCGGCCATTCCGTTTCGCATCGAGGCGAACATCGTGTTCAAGGGGTTTCCGCCGGCACCACCGCCCGTCGCGAACGACGACTCGCTCGGATCCATTCGACCGTCGCTCATCGCCTCCATCACCGCTCGAGAGAGTTTGTTCTCCTGTGGAATGCGACACTCGTCGAAGAAGAGTTGGCCCGTCGGTGAGCCCTTCCAGCCGAGTTTCTCGAGCGGTCTGGTCTCGAAGCCGGCGGTCTTCTGGTCGACGAGGAACATGTCCCGTTGGTCGTGTTCGTCGTCCCAGGCGACGACAAGCGCGATATCGGCGATGGGGGCGTTCGACACCCACGTCTTCTCGCCGGTGATGACGTACTCGTCGCCGTCTTTAGTCGCGGTCGTGTTCGGCACCTTGGTATCCGACCCGCCCGCCGGTTCCGTGATCGCGAAACAACCGATGAGTCGGTCGGTCTCCCACTCCTCGGCGTAGGCCTCGCGCGTTCGCTCGGAGAAGATTTCGAACATCGTCACCGGTAGCGA includes:
- a CDS encoding APC family permease, yielding MSNAEFKIIDEKIGLFGGTLLLVGNVIAMTAFLLPAHLIADDGLGPEVAIAMMLVILPVTFSILSTLQIGGAMPAAGGSYVYGSRLISPFFGFLLPWIVIPSIWLGQLYLAFGFAEFMRFFPTFDWIPMWALMYAVMIPFIILNILGIRIVTQVQIVLVSIIIGGMLLFIVPGSLYIDTANYTGMFESGTGAFFLAIVSLSIAMHGFNLATDLGEELEDPVKNIPRVLGLSAVISIGLMVLLVVVAVGVVPLDFYIENRDAGVAYAAFEFLPTGGAYFVAFAAVVGAFTSLNTLYTAYSRQLMRAARDEAIPLFFAKLHPKYQTPHRAILLLAVPALLMVPPISSTTPVIMAAVLSITSMIGAIISAVALWNLPKRFERRYEYSIYKLPRPVLKVVAVSSALVSSIFLAGVSLELGWILAIIFGWIILAYPAYRYRVRSLQKKKDVDLVKRMKSLHDYEEQRAEEGSRASESEDEAETETPEAQSNTSSTTED
- a CDS encoding acyl-CoA dehydrogenase family protein, with the protein product MMLNDEQRMVRDSVREFMDEEIAPELPEADREPLSKDDAIDYMQKMAEIDVGPYAEERFDDPLTSTIVSEEVSRVWPSLQVTMGMSLPVTMFEIFSERTREAYAEEWETDRLIGCFAITEPAGGSDTKVPNTTATKDGDEYVITGEKTWVSNAPIADIALVVAWDDEHDQRDMFLVDQKTAGFETRPLEKLGWKGSPTGQLFFDECRIPQENKLSRAVMEAMSDGRMDPSESSFATGGGAGGNPLNTMFASMRNGMAAISVGIMQAAYEAALAYATDREVFEKPIGQHQLIQEKLYNIRAGLETGRLLTRHTAQKIDAGDPDARMLSSLSKGWVCEKSVDVADDAMQIYGGNGLSTEYPLERYYRDARTMTIPDGTTEIQKLVVGYELTDMQAYT